From a region of the Roseivirga sp. 4D4 genome:
- a CDS encoding VCBS repeat-containing protein, producing the protein MNAIKTSLFGLIILTIACSTPDKSGPALFNKLEPSVSGVSFENELLFDEEFNIYTYRNFYNGGGVALGDIDNDGLVDIYFTGNRVSNKLYKNLGDLKFEDITDQAGVSGQKAWSTGVSMADINGDGFLDIYVCNSGDISGDDKQNELFINNGDGTFTESAEAFGLADKGFSTHAAFFDYDRDGDLDAYLLNNSYKAIGSFNLQKNERPKRDAVGGDKLYRNDGGKFTDVSEDAGIYGSIIGFGLGVTVGDVNADNWLDIFISNDFFERDYLYINQGDGTFDEVLESSMRSISQASMGADMADINNDGNPDIFVTDMLPEPDERLKQVTTFESYDRYNYGIQNGYHHQFIRNMLHLNNGDGTYTEVGRLAGVEATDWSWGALFFDMDNDGLKDLFVANGIYQDITDLDYLNFADDNDTKVNAINQDGVNYKSLIDPIPVTPIPNYAYKNSGDLKFSNQAQKWGLGEAVHSNGSAYGDLDNDGDLDLVVSNVNAVANIFENKAGEQLANNHYLKFDLKGKGQNTFAIATKVRVVNGDQQFYIEQVPIRGFQSTVDARPNIGLGNLESVDLIEVTWPDGKVTTMRNIPTNQTLALSWEDATEESSKEEEKVDVVFSQVDAGKVFSYTHKESTYIDFDRDRLTYHMISNEGPRMASADVNGDGLEDVYIGGAKGQGGSIYVQSANGSYRQTKQEDIKSDALSEDVDALFFDFDNDGDQDLYVASGGNEFGLGSMQFIDRLYLNNGKGSFTKANDPVLGANTWSTGTVASSDINGDGYVDLFIGSRLRPFLYGVPAPSFIYLNNGNGGFENATEEIAPALNDLGMVTDAVWSDIDNDNDQDLIVVGEWMNPTVFKNDNGKLSNSSAQAGTSDFSGWYNRIEASDIDGDGDMDFILGNHGLNSRFKASPTQPIKLYVNDFDQNGSPEQIFTRIVDGKNLPYTLKHELQMQIPAIKKRYLKYEAFNDQTMEQIFSPAQLEKAVVSEATHLASSLMINNGDGTFNIQALPLQAQLSPTYAISTADFNGDGKTDILLGGNQHRAKPQVGRYDANYGVLLIGDGKGNFSALSKSGTGLSIEGEVRDFLIREINGEKVLLVAMNNEAVKAYKF; encoded by the coding sequence ATGAACGCTATAAAAACCTCACTTTTCGGCCTGATCATCCTTACAATAGCATGCTCTACTCCCGATAAATCGGGACCTGCACTGTTTAATAAACTCGAGCCTAGCGTCTCTGGCGTATCATTCGAAAACGAGCTGTTATTTGATGAGGAATTCAACATCTACACCTATAGAAACTTCTACAATGGTGGGGGTGTGGCCCTTGGTGATATTGATAATGACGGTTTGGTGGACATCTACTTCACTGGTAATAGAGTATCAAATAAGCTTTATAAGAATCTTGGCGATTTAAAGTTCGAAGACATTACAGATCAGGCTGGGGTCTCGGGACAGAAGGCATGGAGCACAGGGGTAAGTATGGCGGATATTAATGGTGATGGCTTCCTTGATATTTATGTCTGTAACTCCGGTGATATCTCGGGCGATGACAAGCAAAATGAACTTTTCATAAACAATGGTGATGGCACTTTCACCGAAAGTGCTGAAGCTTTCGGTTTGGCGGACAAAGGATTTTCAACCCATGCGGCCTTCTTTGATTATGATCGGGACGGAGATCTCGATGCATACCTGTTGAACAACTCCTATAAAGCGATCGGCAGTTTTAACCTTCAAAAGAATGAAAGGCCCAAACGAGATGCAGTTGGAGGTGATAAACTATACCGGAATGATGGTGGCAAATTCACTGATGTGAGCGAGGACGCGGGTATTTATGGAAGTATCATTGGCTTTGGCCTGGGAGTGACGGTGGGTGATGTCAATGCCGATAATTGGCTAGATATCTTCATATCAAACGACTTCTTCGAAAGAGACTATCTCTACATCAACCAGGGTGATGGCACATTTGATGAAGTATTGGAGTCAAGCATGCGCTCCATAAGTCAGGCCTCTATGGGTGCAGACATGGCCGATATTAATAACGATGGTAACCCTGATATTTTCGTCACCGATATGCTGCCAGAGCCAGACGAAAGACTGAAGCAAGTCACCACATTCGAAAGTTATGATCGATACAACTATGGGATCCAAAATGGATATCACCATCAGTTTATTCGCAATATGCTCCATTTGAACAATGGTGACGGCACCTATACCGAAGTTGGCAGATTGGCAGGGGTAGAAGCTACCGATTGGAGCTGGGGCGCCCTATTTTTTGATATGGACAATGATGGCTTGAAAGACCTATTTGTTGCTAACGGCATCTACCAAGACATCACAGACCTTGATTACTTGAATTTTGCCGATGACAATGACACGAAAGTCAACGCCATAAACCAAGATGGAGTAAATTATAAAAGCCTGATTGATCCTATACCGGTCACTCCCATTCCAAACTACGCTTACAAAAATTCTGGTGACCTGAAATTTTCTAATCAAGCACAGAAGTGGGGATTAGGGGAGGCAGTTCATTCAAATGGTTCGGCATATGGGGACTTGGATAATGACGGGGACTTAGATCTGGTCGTAAGCAATGTCAACGCTGTAGCGAATATCTTCGAAAACAAAGCCGGGGAGCAACTTGCCAACAACCATTACTTAAAGTTTGACCTAAAAGGAAAAGGGCAAAACACTTTTGCGATCGCGACAAAGGTTCGTGTGGTCAATGGTGATCAGCAATTCTATATAGAACAAGTGCCCATCAGAGGTTTTCAATCTACGGTTGACGCCAGACCGAACATTGGCTTAGGTAATCTGGAAAGCGTTGATTTGATCGAAGTCACTTGGCCAGATGGCAAAGTCACCACCATGAGGAATATTCCAACCAATCAAACGCTCGCACTCAGTTGGGAGGATGCTACCGAAGAATCAAGTAAGGAAGAAGAAAAAGTAGATGTGGTTTTCAGCCAAGTTGATGCAGGCAAGGTTTTTTCATACACCCACAAGGAGAGTACTTATATAGACTTTGATCGCGATCGATTGACCTACCATATGATCTCAAATGAGGGGCCAAGAATGGCTTCTGCAGATGTCAATGGTGATGGTCTTGAAGATGTCTATATCGGTGGTGCTAAAGGACAAGGGGGTTCCATCTACGTGCAAAGTGCTAATGGATCCTACAGGCAGACAAAGCAAGAAGATATAAAGTCAGACGCCCTGTCTGAAGATGTCGATGCCCTGTTTTTTGATTTCGATAATGATGGTGATCAAGACCTTTACGTAGCTAGTGGTGGTAATGAATTTGGATTAGGCTCCATGCAATTCATTGATCGTCTTTACTTGAATAATGGCAAAGGGTCCTTTACAAAAGCTAACGATCCGGTGCTTGGAGCGAACACCTGGAGTACAGGCACTGTCGCATCAAGCGACATTAATGGAGATGGTTACGTTGACTTATTCATAGGCTCCAGACTTCGACCTTTTTTATATGGCGTACCAGCACCGAGCTTTATTTATCTGAATAATGGCAATGGCGGATTCGAAAACGCTACAGAAGAGATCGCTCCAGCACTAAATGATCTGGGTATGGTAACCGATGCAGTATGGAGTGATATAGATAATGACAATGACCAAGACTTAATTGTCGTGGGTGAATGGATGAACCCAACGGTATTCAAAAATGATAATGGAAAGCTTTCCAATAGCTCAGCACAGGCCGGTACCTCTGATTTTAGTGGTTGGTATAACAGAATAGAAGCAAGTGACATTGATGGCGATGGAGATATGGACTTCATTCTTGGAAACCATGGCCTCAACTCCAGGTTTAAGGCCTCTCCTACACAACCGATTAAGTTATATGTCAATGACTTTGATCAAAACGGTAGCCCAGAGCAAATCTTTACCAGAATAGTAGATGGTAAGAATTTACCATACACATTGAAGCACGAGCTGCAAATGCAAATCCCAGCGATTAAGAAACGCTACCTTAAATACGAAGCGTTTAATGATCAAACCATGGAACAAATATTCTCTCCAGCGCAGTTAGAAAAAGCCGTGGTTTCAGAGGCGACTCATTTAGCCAGTTCGCTCATGATTAATAACGGTGATGGCACCTTCAATATCCAAGCATTACCCCTTCAGGCTCAGTTATCTCCCACCTATGCGATCAGCACCGCAGACTTTAATGGAGATGGAAAGACTGACATATTGCTAGGAGGTAATCAACATCGAGCAAAGCCACAAGTCGGTCGATATGATGCCAATTACGGTGTCCTATTGATTGGTGATGGAAAAGGAAACTTCTCTGCCCTCTCGAAATCTGGAACAGGCCTTTCTATTGAAGGGGAAGTAAGGGATTTCCTAATTCGTGAAATCAATGGTGAAAAAGTACTCTTGGTAGCCATGAACAACGAAGCCGTTAAAGCCTATAAGTTCTAG
- a CDS encoding VCBS repeat-containing protein → MAFKNIVSSSADFNILEYLYFYNGGGVATGDINNDGLVDLFFTSNQSSNKLYLNQGDLKFEDISESAGIAGTGTWSSGVAMADVNADGLLDIYVSQVGDYKEAQGRNELYINNGDNTFTESAEKYGLAFKGFSTQAAFFDYDRDGDLDMYLLNHSIKNPAVFAEASTRFKPDEGGDRLFQNQAAQGKEGFEDITDQAGIYSSAIGFGLGVAISDINNDGWADIYVSNDFTENDYLYINQQDGTFKEELEQRISHTSRFSMGNEIADLNNDGLGEIITTDMLPSNPEIWKKSVVEDKSEVYKIKLGYGYGHQYVRNTLQRNLGNGQFSDLSLFTNTYASDWSWSPLIFDMDNDGFQDIHITNGIYKRPNDLDYLNYQSTSNEVRQRSQDELEEFLVETLPTVKIPNYAGRNLGKFKVEDISETWGLNQSTYSNGSAYADLDNDGDLELVINNIEQEAFIYENLSKDNSYLKLNFKGSKLNPFGIGAKVKVRTNDQELTRENFNTRGFQSSVAPSLHFGLGKAKTIDKLTVIWPDGKTQTLTNQSANQTLILDYQNAENTNDLNTKTANSLLSMAKNPFGFEHKEDDFTDFDREYLIPRQFNHEGPALAVADVNQDGLEDVYFGGARDQAGQLWVQRANGTFKAQSSPIFTQLAKAEDIAAEFFDADGDGDQDLYVSTGGNESEEGQLFSYDRLYLNDGRGNFRFSPAALPQIGSQGKTISIADVDGDNDLDVFVGSNIVSGAYGKNPQQYLLINNGRGLFKNEINTRIAKSNELGMLNASQWIDFDQDGDQDLLVAGEWTPIQLFENDGTGKFEAKAVDAFNQSDGWWFSLKATDINNDGLPDFVAGNLGLNNKLKASGDQPVNLYLRDFDDNGQTDPFVFHYQEGIESPFATRDDLIKQMAGIKKLHPDYKSYAQIKGPEDLLGNDYKGQALIKRAYTFSSKAFVNKGNGKFEAIALPDEAQFSSAMDFVTKDLNGDGNLDLLVFGNNYTFRNDYGRSDAKPITLLLGNGEGSFEPQTDYSLNTPETWGEYRSAQPILVNGQSMVIAVRNNQPPVLLKGG, encoded by the coding sequence GTGGCATTCAAAAATATAGTCTCCTCTTCGGCAGACTTCAATATTTTAGAATACCTCTACTTCTACAATGGCGGTGGTGTAGCCACTGGAGACATCAACAATGACGGTCTCGTTGACCTATTCTTTACATCAAATCAATCATCAAATAAACTCTACTTGAACCAAGGAGACTTAAAATTTGAAGACATATCCGAATCCGCAGGGATAGCAGGAACTGGGACCTGGTCCTCAGGTGTGGCCATGGCAGATGTCAATGCTGATGGCTTGCTAGACATTTATGTTTCACAGGTAGGTGATTACAAAGAGGCTCAGGGCCGAAATGAGCTTTACATCAATAATGGAGACAATACCTTCACAGAATCAGCCGAAAAATATGGCTTGGCTTTCAAAGGTTTTTCAACTCAGGCGGCATTCTTTGACTATGACAGAGACGGGGATTTGGACATGTACCTTCTGAATCACTCCATTAAAAATCCGGCAGTTTTTGCCGAAGCAAGCACTCGCTTTAAGCCTGATGAAGGAGGAGACAGACTATTTCAAAACCAAGCAGCACAAGGCAAGGAAGGTTTTGAAGACATCACCGATCAAGCAGGAATTTATTCAAGTGCTATTGGTTTTGGACTGGGAGTGGCGATCAGCGATATCAACAATGATGGATGGGCTGATATATACGTATCCAATGACTTTACGGAAAACGACTACTTATACATCAACCAACAAGACGGCACTTTCAAAGAAGAACTAGAGCAAAGAATCTCACATACCAGCCGGTTTTCCATGGGCAATGAAATTGCCGATCTAAATAATGACGGACTAGGTGAAATCATCACCACTGATATGTTGCCTTCAAATCCAGAAATCTGGAAAAAATCTGTGGTTGAAGACAAATCTGAAGTCTACAAAATCAAACTTGGCTATGGCTATGGACATCAATATGTACGAAATACCCTGCAGAGAAACCTAGGCAATGGACAATTCTCTGACCTGAGCCTCTTTACCAATACCTATGCCTCAGATTGGAGTTGGTCCCCTCTAATTTTCGATATGGACAATGATGGTTTTCAAGACATTCATATCACCAATGGTATTTACAAAAGGCCAAACGATTTGGACTATCTCAATTATCAATCTACATCAAATGAGGTTCGACAAAGAAGTCAAGATGAGCTCGAGGAATTTTTAGTAGAAACCCTGCCTACCGTTAAGATTCCAAATTATGCCGGACGCAATCTTGGCAAGTTCAAGGTCGAAGACATATCAGAGACATGGGGCTTGAATCAATCGACCTACTCCAATGGTTCAGCTTATGCTGACTTGGATAATGATGGAGATCTCGAACTCGTCATTAACAACATTGAACAAGAAGCATTCATTTATGAGAACCTATCAAAGGACAATAGCTACCTCAAGTTGAATTTCAAAGGATCAAAGCTCAACCCTTTTGGTATTGGAGCAAAAGTGAAAGTTAGAACCAATGATCAGGAATTAACAAGGGAGAACTTCAATACCCGGGGCTTTCAGTCGAGCGTTGCCCCCAGCCTACATTTTGGTCTTGGAAAAGCGAAAACCATTGATAAGTTAACGGTAATCTGGCCTGACGGAAAAACACAAACCTTGACGAATCAGTCTGCCAATCAAACATTGATTTTGGACTATCAGAATGCTGAGAATACAAATGATCTGAATACCAAAACAGCAAATTCATTACTCTCCATGGCCAAGAATCCATTTGGCTTTGAGCACAAGGAGGATGATTTCACTGATTTTGATCGAGAGTATCTAATTCCAAGGCAATTCAATCATGAAGGTCCTGCGCTAGCCGTAGCAGATGTCAATCAAGATGGACTGGAAGACGTATACTTCGGAGGGGCCCGTGATCAGGCTGGACAACTCTGGGTACAACGGGCTAATGGAACATTCAAAGCTCAGTCCTCTCCTATTTTCACTCAACTGGCCAAGGCCGAAGATATTGCTGCTGAATTTTTCGATGCAGATGGGGATGGTGACCAAGACCTTTATGTAAGTACAGGAGGAAATGAGTCTGAAGAAGGTCAACTCTTCTCCTACGATAGGCTATACCTCAATGATGGACGTGGCAATTTTCGATTTTCGCCTGCAGCCCTACCCCAAATAGGATCACAAGGCAAAACGATTTCAATCGCTGATGTTGATGGAGACAATGACCTGGATGTCTTCGTAGGGTCAAATATTGTTTCCGGAGCCTATGGTAAAAATCCACAGCAATACTTGCTGATCAATAATGGAAGAGGTCTTTTCAAAAATGAGATCAATACGCGAATAGCCAAAAGCAATGAACTAGGAATGCTGAATGCCTCTCAGTGGATAGATTTCGACCAAGATGGTGACCAGGATTTGTTGGTGGCTGGCGAGTGGACGCCCATCCAGCTCTTTGAAAATGATGGAACAGGAAAGTTCGAGGCCAAAGCCGTTGATGCCTTCAATCAGTCCGATGGATGGTGGTTTAGTCTGAAAGCAACTGATATTAATAATGACGGCCTTCCAGATTTTGTAGCGGGTAACTTAGGCTTAAACAACAAACTCAAAGCCTCTGGCGATCAGCCCGTGAATCTATATCTCAGAGACTTCGATGACAATGGCCAAACAGACCCTTTCGTATTTCACTATCAGGAAGGTATTGAGTCTCCTTTTGCCACTCGTGATGACTTAATCAAACAAATGGCGGGCATCAAGAAACTGCATCCTGATTATAAGTCTTATGCTCAAATCAAAGGTCCAGAAGATCTTCTGGGCAATGACTATAAAGGCCAGGCTTTGATCAAAAGAGCATACACCTTTAGTTCAAAAGCATTTGTCAATAAGGGCAACGGAAAATTTGAAGCGATTGCATTGCCAGATGAGGCACAGTTTTCAAGCGCAATGGACTTTGTGACAAAGGACCTTAATGGTGATGGCAACTTGGACCTTTTAGTTTTTGGAAATAATTACACTTTCAGAAATGACTACGGTCGTTCTGATGCGAAACCCATCACCTTACTCCTGGGTAATGGTGAGGGAAGTTTTGAGCCTCAAACAGACTACTCCTTGAATACACCCGAGACTTGGGGTGAGTATCGATCGGCACAACCAATCTTAGTTAATGGGCAATCAATGGTAATTGCTGTGAGAAACAATCAGCCGCCTGTCCTGTTGAAAGGAGGCTAA